DNA sequence from the Lysobacter silvisoli genome:
GCAGCAGCCGCGCCAGGCCCAGCGCGATCGCGCCGATCGCCGCGTTCTGCAGCATGCTGAACCAGGCCGGCTTCCAACTGAAGCCCATCAGGATGTCGGCGCCCAGGTCGGCCAGCAGCGCCGCCGAGAAGGCCGCGGCGATCCAGCGACGGCTGCGTCGCCGCTCTTCGACCAGGTCGCCCTCGCGGTCGCGCAGCAGCCGCCACAGCACGTGCGCGACCATGGCCAGCGCCATCGCGATCAGGCCCCAGGACAGGCCGATGCCGGCGTAGCGCGCGCCGAGCAGGCCACGGTCCAGCAGCACCAGCAGCAGCCAGGCGCCGCTGACCGCCCATTCGCGCGGCCCCAACGCGAAGCCGTCGTCGAACAGCTCCAGCAGGAACCACCACAGGAACAGCGCCGCCAGGCCGCTGAGCAGGCCGACCCAGGTCGCCACCGGCGCCGGCAGCAGCAGTTCCGGGTACGGCGTGTTGCCGGCCAGGAAGCCCGCCAGGCCCAGGCTCAGCAGCCCGAAGGCGCGCACGATGCGCTGGCCCTTGCCGTCGCGCAGCAGCAGTCCGCCCAGCAACAGCAGGACGGTGGCCGGCGCCACGCGCAACAACAGGTCCAGGCTATGCATGCAGATCCTCCGGGCGGCCTATTGTGGCGGCGGGCGCGGCACCGGCGCCATGCGGACTAGTCGGCGGCGAAGCGGGCCTCGCCCTCCTGCAGCGCGTGCAAGGCCGCCCGGGTCAGGGCGATGGTGCGGTTGAAGCTGTTGGTGCCGCTGTGACACACGCGGCCGTCGCGGCGCGCGGTCCACGGCGCGCTGACCTCCACGGTCATGGTGCCGCTGCCGCCGCTCACGCGCGCGCCGCGGAAGCGCGCCATCGCGCGCGAACCCGGCGCGGTCAGCACGATCGCCGTGCCCGGCTGCAGCGCCACTTCCGAAGCCAGCACCACCGTGCTCGTGCCCGGGTAGTTGCCCAGCGCGTCCCAGGTGTCGACGGTGATCTGCAGGTGGCCGTAGCGCGCGTTCTTGACCGTGAGGCGGAACGCCATGCGCGCCTGCGGCGACACCGCGCTGCAGCTGCCGTTGAGGTTGCCGGGCAGGTAGCGCGAGGTGCTCCAGGTGGCCAGGTACAGCTGATCGGCGGCCACTGCATCGGCATCGGCATCCGCATCGGCGACCAGGCTCACCGCCTCGTTCGTGGACTCGCACGCAGCCGATTCGGTGTCGAGTTCGGCGATGGCCAGCTCCCATTCAAGGCCGTCGCCGGCCACTACGCGAGTGTGGGTCTGTGCGCTCATTCGCCCCCTCCCTCGCGCACGGTCGTCTCGCCTGCGCGGCGCGCGCGCCGCCCCCTGCCCTGCGTGGCCTGCTGCATGCTTCCCCCTGTGCGGGCGCCGACCGGGCACGCTGCCGCGGTCTCCCTGCCCGGCGGCCACGCTAGCGGCTGCGGCGCGGCGACTCAATAGCAGCCGTGGCGCACGGCATTCATGACCCGCGAGGTCAAGGCCTGTGTGCGCGGCGCGCGCTAGACTCGCCCCTATCGCTGCCGAACCCGCGCTTGCATGTCCGAATTCGAGGTCACCCGCCTGCTCGACACCGGCTCGGTCGCGGTGCGGCATGTGCTGTGCCACGGGCGCTGCCGTCACCGCAGCGCCGAGGAATGCGCGTCCTCGACCCACCTGGTGTTTCCCTACCGCGGCCTGTACCTGCGCCACGTCGGCCAGGACCAGTCGGTGGCCGATGCCAACCACGCGCTGCTGTTCAATGCCGGCGAGGGCTATCAGGTCAGCCACCCCGTCACCGGTGGCGACGCCAGTCTGGTGCTGTCGGTGCCGCAGCCGCTGCTGCGCGAACTCGCGCCGGCCGAACTGCTGCAGCCGCGCGACGAAGTCGGCTTCCGCCGCCAGTCGCTGCGCATCGACCCGCGCGCGCAGGCGCTGGTGGCGCTGCTGCGCCACGGCCTGCAGCACGGCGGCATCGAACCGCTGGAAGCCGAAAGCCTGGCCCTGACCCTGCTCTGCCGCAGCCTGGGCCCGCGCACCACGCACGCCACCGCGGCCACCCAGTCGCGGCGGCGCCTGGTCAACCGGGTCAAGGTGCTGCTGGCCGGCGATCCCACCCGGCGCTGGAGCCTGGAGGACATCGCGGCGGAGATCGGCGGCTCGGCGGTCTACCTCACGCAAGCGTTCCAGCAGGTCGAAGGCCTGCCGCTGTACCGCTACCACCTGCGTCTGCGCCTGGCGCGCGCGCTGGATCTGATACCGCGCAGCGCGGACATGTCGGCGCTGGCGCTGGACCTGGGCTTTTCCAGCCACAGCCACTTCAGCGCCGCCTTCAAGCAGGCCTACGGCCGCACGCCCTCGGCGTTCCGGCGCTCGGCGCTGGCCAAGAGCGCCTGACGGTCGCTAAAGAATTCGACAGCGGCGCCGGCGCCGCGATGGTCTCCTGAACCGGCCCGATTCGCGGGCCACAGGAGACCGCCATGAACGAGAAGACCTGCGCCGCTTGCGACTGCGAGCTGGACGAGAACGCCATCCAAGTCCGCGTCGGTGGCCGCACCGTCGAGGTGTGCTGCGACGAATGCGCGCAGAAGCTGCGCGAAGCCCAGGTGCAGCCGTGAGCGCCGCTGCCTACTTCGCCGACCGCCGTTGGGCCGACACGCCCTCGGGCCGGATCGCCTACGTCGAACGCGGCCAGGGCCCGGCCGCACTGTTCGTGCACGGGGTGCTGCTCAATGGCTACCTGTGGCGCCAGCAGCTGGCCGAACTCGGCGACGCGCGCCGTTGCATCGCCCTGGATCTGCTCGGCCACGGCCATACCGAGGCCGCGCCCGACCAGGACGCGTCGGTCACCGCCAACGCGCACATGCTGGCGCAGTTCCTGGACGCGCTGGGCATCGACCGCGTCGACCTGGTCGGCAACGACAGCGGCGGCGGCATCTGCCAGATCTTCGCCGCACTGTATCCGCAGCGCCTGCGCAGCCTGACGCTGAGCAACTGTGACGCCCACGACAACTGGCCGCCGGAAGCCTTCAAGCCTTTCGTGGCCATGGTCGCCGCCGGCGGCCTGGGCGATACGCTGACGGCGATGCGCGCCGACAAGAACGTGTTCCGCGAGGCGCTGGCGCCGGCCTACGAGCGGCCGCAACAGGTCAGCGATGCGACCATCGACGCCTACCTGGGCCCGTTCCTGGACCCGCAACGGCTGCGCGAGCTGGAGCGCTTCGTCAACGCCTTCGACTGCCGCCACACCTTGGCGATCGAGGACGGCCTGCGCCGCCTGCAAACGCCGACCCTGATCGCCTGGGGCACCGACGACGCCTACTTCCCGCTGCAGTGGGCGCACTGGCTGCAACAGACCATTCCCGGCGCCGGCCAGCCGGTGGAGTTCGACGGCGCGCGCATCTTCTTCCCCGAGGAACGCTGGCAGGACTTCAACCGCGCCCTGCGCGCGCATTGGAGCGCGCATGCGCCTGTGTCCGAGACCACGCAGGGAGCGCCCGCATGAAGCTCGACGCCTGCGCGCCCGGCCGCATCGCGGTGTACGGCGCCTATGGCCACACCGGCCGTTTCGTGGTCGCCGAACTGCTGCGGCGCGGCTGGACGCCGGTGCTGTGCGGGCGCGATGCGGACCAGCTGCAGGCGATGGCCGCCGACCTGCCCGAGCTGGATTGGAAGGCGGCCGCCATCGACGACGCCGCGGCGCTGGACCGCGCACTGCAGGGCACGGTCGGCGTGATCCATTGCGCCGGCCCGTTCCTGGACACCGGCGCGCCGCTGCTGCAAGCGGCGCTGCGCGCCGGCGTGCCCTATCTGGACTGCTGCGCCGAGCAGCGCGCGGTGCTCGACCTGGCGCGAGACTACGATGCGCCGGCACGCGCCGCCGGTGTGGTCGCGGTACCGGCCATGGCCTTCTTCGGCGGCCTGGCCGACCTGCTCGCCACCGCGGCCTTGCAGGGCGCCAGCGACGCTGAACGCATCGACGTGGCGGTGGGCCTGGATAGCTGGCACGCCACCACCGGCACTCGCCTCACCGGCCAGCGCAACCAGTGGCCGCGCGTGGTGGTGTCGGGCGGGCAGCTCACGCCCCTGGCCAGTCCGCCGCCGCAACGCCTGTGGTCGTTTCCGCCGCCGTTCGGCGAGCAGGAAGCGCTGGCCCTGCCGCTGTCGGAAACCGTGACCTTGTCGCGGCACCTGCACTGCGATGAAGTGCATTCCTACATGAACCTGGCGCCGGTGCGCGACGTACGCGATCCGGACACGCCGCTGCCGCAGGCCGCCGACGCCAGCGGGCGCTCGGCGCAACGTTTCGTCGTCGACGTGCGCGTGCAGCGACAGGGCCGCGTGCGCCGCGCCTTGGCTCAGGGCCGCGACATCTACGCCGTCAGCGCGCCGCTGCTGGTGGAGGCGATGGAGCGCGTCCTCGACGGACGCGTGCGCGGGCGGGGGGTGCTGTCGCCGGGGGCGGCGTTCGATGCGCGCGACTTTCTGGCCTGTTTGTCGCCGAACGCGTTCTCGGTGAGTTACCCGACCTGAGCGCTAACGCCGGAACAGGTAGAGCACGTCTTCGCGCAACTCGCCCAGCCGCTGCGGCGTGGCTTGGTCCAGCGTGAGGGTTTCGCGGCCCTGCAGCGCGAACTCGGCGTCTATCGCGCCGTGGTAGTGGTGCACCAGCAGGCCGAACGAGGAGACGTTGCGCATCGACAGCGCCTCGGCGATGAAGGCACGCCATGTCTCCAGTTCCTGGCCCGCAACGCTTCCCTGCGCAGCATCGTCGTTTTCGCGTTGCTGCCGACGCTGGGCGAGCGCACGCTCGATCTTGCCCTCGCTCCAGCCTTTACGGCGCAGACGCCTGGCTTCCTCGGCCTCGTCGCGCGGGGCCGCACGCCGCACCCGCGCACCCAGGGCGGTGCCGCAGTCGCAATGCCCGGGCGTGGTCAGGTAATAGCGCAGGTCCGCGCCCAGCTGCGCCTGAACGCCCGGGCTGTGCAGCGGCTGCAGCTGGCGGCCATGGCGGCGCGCGATCGCATCCAGGGCGGCCGCGTCGGCGCTGGCGGGCAAGGTGGCGGTGATGAAGTGGCACATGCGCGCAGGTTAGCAGCGCACCTGCCTTCCGGCAGGGGACGGCGCCCGCGGCAGGACCTATAACGCCGGTAGGCCAGCCTGGCTGGGCCGCGACAGGAGGTCGCGTATGGACCGTGTGGTACTGCAATCGCGCAGCGCTCGCGCCGTCGAGCGCTGGGCGCATCCCCTGCTGCTGGCCGCACTGTTCGCGCTGTGGTGGGCGCTGGGCCATAACGATCCGGCCACGCTGATGATCTTTCCGGCCACCCTGATCGTTGCCGCGGCGCTGGAGGCCTGGGTGCCGGCGCAACCGCAATGGCATCTGGGCGTCATGGCGCAACTGCGGCTGTGGGGCGTGTACGCACTGGCCTTGCTGGCCTCGGCCCTGATGTTGAACGCTTATGAGTCGCTGCTGGTGCCCGCGCTGTCCGGCCTGCGCGACGCGGGCGGCGGCAATCTGTGGCCCGACCGCTGGCCGCTGCCGCTGCAGGTCGCGCTGCTGTTCTTCGCCGCCGACCTGCTCTATTACTGGGCGCATCGTGCGATCCACCGCTGGGCCTGGCTGTGGCGCGCCACCGGGCACGGTTTCCATCACGGCTTCCACAACCTGCACGCGATCAACGCCGGCAGCAACCATCCTTTCGAAGTGGTGCTGCTGATCCTGCCGCTGTTGCTGCTGGCCAGCGTCACCGACGCGCCGCCGCTGGCGGTGGACGCGGCCGGCATGCTGCTGGTGGCCAACGCCGTGCTCGCCCACGCCAACGTGAGCATGCGCACGCCGGGGTTCTCCTGGCTGGTCACCAGCAGCAATCACCATCGCCGCCACCATTCGGCGGTGTTCGAGGACAGCAACACCAACTACGCCTGCAACGCCATCGTCTGGGACCGGTTATTCGGCACCTACAGCGAAGGGCCGGTGGCGCAGACCGGTATCGGGCCCAGTCAGCCGGGGCTGTGGCGGATGTACCTGCTGCCGTTTCGTGAGCCGGGGGATGCGGATACGGTGGCGTCGCGGGCGCAGGAGCGCGGCGAGCGCTGAAGGCGGCCCTCACCCCAACCCCTCTCCCGTAAACGGGAGAGGGGCTCTAAAGCGACGGCGGCGTAATTGGCCCCTCTCCCGCTTGCGGGAGAGGGGTTGGGGCGAGGGGTGAGCGCAAAGCGCGAATGCTCTTGCGGCGACTTCAGAATCGATAACGCAACTTGGCCAACAGCTGATCCGAATCGCGCAAGGCCAACGCATCGTCCAGCAAATCGAAGGTATCCCCGCGCTCGCGCTGGCTGCGGCGGAAGCCGCCGCGCGAATAGGCCAGGAACAGTTCCGACTGCGGCCCGAATTCGTAGCGATAACGCAGCTGCAGGCCGAAGCTGTTGACGTCGAAGTCCGGGCGCGTCTCCCCCGTGGCGACCAGTCCGCCGCCCGGCGTCAGGCGATAACGCCGACCCGCGTCGGCGCGGATCGCCACCCATTCGCTCTTCAGCCGCAACTCGTGCTTGCGCGCCGGGAACCAGTTCATGCCCAGCGCCACCGATTCGCCGCGACGGCCATAGCGGCCGAACAGCTCGCCGCTCTCCCACACCAGCCAATCGCCGCTGGCGCTGGGCGCGAACTCCAGGCTGGCGTTGAAGGTGTCGGCCGGGTACCAGTTCGCCAGCCATCGCGTGGTCCAATCCTGGCGCGAGCCCAGGCCCACGGGCACGCCCAGCAACGCCGCCTCGAACGCCCAGGCGCCGTAACGCCGGCTGGTGAACGTGGCCTCGAAGTCGTAGCGGTCGCGGCGCCGTAGCGGGCCATGTCCGCGCGAGATCAGGTCGTCCCAGCCGGCGCCGATCAGGTTGGTTTCCAGGTACAGGCGGTTGCCGCTGCGGAAGTCCAGGCGGTGGCCCAGGCGCAGCCACACCGGCAATCGCAGGCCGCTGTCGTTGCTGCGCAGCATCAGCTCGCCGACCCAGCCGGTGCCGGCCAGGCGCGACTCGGGCGCGGCGATCGGGTGCTCATAGGCCGCGGTGAGCTCCAACTCGTTGAGGTTGCCGCGGCGCTGGAAGCCCAGGTCATTGAAGTCGAAATCGCGGCCGAAATGGGTGGCTTCCAACTCGTAGTCCCAACGCTCCGACGGCACCCAGTTGATGCGCAGCCACGCGCCCTGGCCGCTGCGGCGCGAACCGGCCTGCGCGATCGCGCTGGTCAGTACCTGGGCGTCGAGGATCAGTTCGTCGCCGCGCCGCCAGTTCATGTCCAGCGCCTGCACCTGCGCCTCGCGGTCCAGATACGGCCGGTGCGCATAAGTGCCCAACCAGCCCAGATTCAAGCCCGGCCGCAGCGGGTACTGCAGACGCGCGGCGTAGAAGTCGCGGCCGGCGTGGCCGCGCTCGGACGCGGCCAGCACGCCGTAGCCCATGCGGCCCAGCGAGCCGTTGAGCTTCACCGCCGCGTCGATCTCGGCCGCTCCGGAACCGTCGTCCGCGGCCGCGCCGATGCGCCGGGTGTGGATCAGCCGGCCGGCGTCCGGCGTGGTCAGATTGAAGGCGCTCTGGTTTTCGGTGAAGAACGGGCGCTTGTCGCTGTAGAAAGTTTCCACCGCGTCGAAGCTGATGACCAGATCGTCGGACTCGACCTGGCCGAAATCGGGATTCAAGGCCGCGCTGAGCTGGAAGCTCGGCGAGGGCTTCCAGAACAGATCCAGGCCGGCCTGATACTGGCTGCGTTGCCCGACGAAGTCGCGGCGCGCGGTCAGGTAGGGCCACACCCGCAGCAGCGAGGCGCGGTACTGCGCAATTTCCAGTTCCTCGAAGCCGGACACGAAGCGTCCGCGCTCCGGCGATACCGCCGGATACGCCAGCACCTCGCCGCTGGCGCCCAAGGTGCGGCTGAAGTACACGCGCACCTTGCGCCGCTCGCTGTCGCTGCCGCGCATGGGCGCGACCGACCAAGGAATCAGCAGCTCCGCCCGCCAGCCCTGCTCGTCCTCGTCCACTGCCCAGGTCCAGTCGGTGTCCCAATCCAGGCTCAGCAGGCGCTCGCTGTCGACCACGCCGTCCTGGATCGAGCCCGACAGATCGACAGAGAAGCTATACGCGTTGCGGGCATCGCCGTCGAAATCGATGCTGACGTTGACCCGATCCGCGGCGCGCGGCTGATCGCGCTGCAACCGCGGCTTGACCCGCGGCAGCGCGCTGGGCTGCGCGGCCTCGAACGCCACCGCGATACCTTGCGGCGTCGACACCAGCTTGGCCACGGTGGTCGCGCCGTGCGGCGGCGGGTCCAGGCGGAAGGGCTCGGTGACCAGGAAGCGGTCGTAGCGCTGCGCCTGCGCCCATTCGGCTTCGTCCAGGCGTCCGTCGACCACGATCGCCGCCATCGCCGG
Encoded proteins:
- a CDS encoding sterol desaturase family protein encodes the protein MDRVVLQSRSARAVERWAHPLLLAALFALWWALGHNDPATLMIFPATLIVAAALEAWVPAQPQWHLGVMAQLRLWGVYALALLASALMLNAYESLLVPALSGLRDAGGGNLWPDRWPLPLQVALLFFAADLLYYWAHRAIHRWAWLWRATGHGFHHGFHNLHAINAGSNHPFEVVLLILPLLLLASVTDAPPLAVDAAGMLLVANAVLAHANVSMRTPGFSWLVTSSNHHRRHHSAVFEDSNTNYACNAIVWDRLFGTYSEGPVAQTGIGPSQPGLWRMYLLPFREPGDADTVASRAQERGER
- a CDS encoding helix-turn-helix transcriptional regulator; this encodes MSEFEVTRLLDTGSVAVRHVLCHGRCRHRSAEECASSTHLVFPYRGLYLRHVGQDQSVADANHALLFNAGEGYQVSHPVTGGDASLVLSVPQPLLRELAPAELLQPRDEVGFRRQSLRIDPRAQALVALLRHGLQHGGIEPLEAESLALTLLCRSLGPRTTHATAATQSRRRLVNRVKVLLAGDPTRRWSLEDIAAEIGGSAVYLTQAFQQVEGLPLYRYHLRLRLARALDLIPRSADMSALALDLGFSSHSHFSAAFKQAYGRTPSAFRRSALAKSA
- a CDS encoding DUF5916 domain-containing protein codes for the protein MNLQRIAHRGPRRPSFAVVVRSAWLVLALSVSAPAMAAIVVDGRLDEAEWAQAQRYDRFLVTEPFRLDPPPHGATTVAKLVSTPQGIAVAFEAAQPSALPRVKPRLQRDQPRAADRVNVSIDFDGDARNAYSFSVDLSGSIQDGVVDSERLLSLDWDTDWTWAVDEDEQGWRAELLIPWSVAPMRGSDSERRKVRVYFSRTLGASGEVLAYPAVSPERGRFVSGFEELEIAQYRASLLRVWPYLTARRDFVGQRSQYQAGLDLFWKPSPSFQLSAALNPDFGQVESDDLVISFDAVETFYSDKRPFFTENQSAFNLTTPDAGRLIHTRRIGAAADDGSGAAEIDAAVKLNGSLGRMGYGVLAASERGHAGRDFYAARLQYPLRPGLNLGWLGTYAHRPYLDREAQVQALDMNWRRGDELILDAQVLTSAIAQAGSRRSGQGAWLRINWVPSERWDYELEATHFGRDFDFNDLGFQRRGNLNELELTAAYEHPIAAPESRLAGTGWVGELMLRSNDSGLRLPVWLRLGHRLDFRSGNRLYLETNLIGAGWDDLISRGHGPLRRRDRYDFEATFTSRRYGAWAFEAALLGVPVGLGSRQDWTTRWLANWYPADTFNASLEFAPSASGDWLVWESGELFGRYGRRGESVALGMNWFPARKHELRLKSEWVAIRADAGRRYRLTPGGGLVATGETRPDFDVNSFGLQLRYRYEFGPQSELFLAYSRGGFRRSQRERGDTFDLLDDALALRDSDQLLAKLRYRF
- a CDS encoding AraC family transcriptional regulator, with translation MHSLDLLLRVAPATVLLLLGGLLLRDGKGQRIVRAFGLLSLGLAGFLAGNTPYPELLLPAPVATWVGLLSGLAALFLWWFLLELFDDGFALGPREWAVSGAWLLLVLLDRGLLGARYAGIGLSWGLIAMALAMVAHVLWRLLRDREGDLVEERRRSRRWIAAAFSAALLADLGADILMGFSWKPAWFSMLQNAAIGAIALGLARLLLRADAQVLVHRLAERETAEPQAVRSQERENALLARIEQLMREQRPYRDPALDFASFVKLAGAPEPEVRRLVNHRLGARHFRSFLNAYRLEDAKAALADPARARDKLLAIALDAGFASLSSFNRCFKQAQGESPSAYRARQLPETAAEPDWELPKTRF
- a CDS encoding saccharopine dehydrogenase NADP-binding domain-containing protein, which produces MKLDACAPGRIAVYGAYGHTGRFVVAELLRRGWTPVLCGRDADQLQAMAADLPELDWKAAAIDDAAALDRALQGTVGVIHCAGPFLDTGAPLLQAALRAGVPYLDCCAEQRAVLDLARDYDAPARAAGVVAVPAMAFFGGLADLLATAALQGASDAERIDVAVGLDSWHATTGTRLTGQRNQWPRVVVSGGQLTPLASPPPQRLWSFPPPFGEQEALALPLSETVTLSRHLHCDEVHSYMNLAPVRDVRDPDTPLPQAADASGRSAQRFVVDVRVQRQGRVRRALAQGRDIYAVSAPLLVEAMERVLDGRVRGRGVLSPGAAFDARDFLACLSPNAFSVSYPT
- a CDS encoding alpha/beta fold hydrolase, which encodes MSAAAYFADRRWADTPSGRIAYVERGQGPAALFVHGVLLNGYLWRQQLAELGDARRCIALDLLGHGHTEAAPDQDASVTANAHMLAQFLDALGIDRVDLVGNDSGGGICQIFAALYPQRLRSLTLSNCDAHDNWPPEAFKPFVAMVAAGGLGDTLTAMRADKNVFREALAPAYERPQQVSDATIDAYLGPFLDPQRLRELERFVNAFDCRHTLAIEDGLRRLQTPTLIAWGTDDAYFPLQWAHWLQQTIPGAGQPVEFDGARIFFPEERWQDFNRALRAHWSAHAPVSETTQGAPA